From Caminibacter mediatlanticus TB-2, the proteins below share one genomic window:
- a CDS encoding mechanosensitive ion channel family protein, with product MNTRVYIIIGIVLLNILFPFLAKHIKYFLFKKRRNTFLKLLYSRVYKIGIPLLLLIDINAFFWYFDFENFKSIKFFINLFLLSWLFYEVIKYFIYTAISIKVTQKKRVRRELFHLIINLAKVFIALIVFVSVLSFYGVNITAIITSLGIGGVIIGLAAKDTLSNFFDSIRLISSDAIHVGDWIETRDFEGFVTEIGLTYTQIRTFDNSLIVIPNTKLANDWVRNWSRRLIGRRIKFWVKIKYTLDIDEVNRVINEIRQMLISHPMIVTDRKIETIKNKLHKNNLFILEDKYGVRKTLLVYLDEFDEYSMNILVYAFSITIDWEGWLKVKQDVLLKVLEIIKNSKLELAYPTSVIFHDERKNLWKE from the coding sequence ATGAATACAAGAGTATATATTATAATAGGAATTGTTTTATTAAACATATTGTTTCCTTTTTTGGCTAAACATATAAAATATTTTCTTTTTAAAAAAAGAAGGAATACTTTTTTAAAACTTCTTTATTCAAGAGTTTATAAAATAGGAATTCCTTTATTATTGCTTATTGATATTAATGCTTTCTTTTGGTATTTTGATTTTGAAAATTTTAAAAGCATTAAATTTTTTATAAACCTTTTTTTGCTTAGTTGGTTATTTTATGAGGTAATAAAATATTTTATATATACAGCAATTTCTATTAAAGTTACTCAAAAAAAGAGAGTTAGAAGAGAACTTTTTCATTTAATAATAAATTTAGCAAAAGTATTTATAGCGTTAATAGTTTTTGTATCAGTTTTGAGCTTTTATGGAGTAAATATTACAGCTATTATTACATCTCTTGGTATTGGTGGTGTAATTATTGGTCTTGCAGCAAAAGATACTTTAAGTAATTTTTTTGATTCAATAAGATTAATTAGCTCAGATGCAATCCATGTTGGTGATTGGATTGAGACAAGAGATTTTGAAGGATTTGTAACAGAAATTGGCTTAACATACACTCAAATAAGAACATTTGATAACTCTTTAATTGTAATTCCAAATACAAAACTTGCTAATGATTGGGTTAGAAATTGGTCAAGAAGATTAATTGGAAGAAGAATAAAGTTTTGGGTTAAAATAAAATATACATTAGATATAGATGAAGTAAATAGAGTTATAAATGAAATAAGGCAAATGCTTATTTCTCACCCAATGATTGTTACTGATAGAAAGATTGAAACTATTAAAAATAAGCTTCATAAAAATAATCTTTTTATTTTAGAAGATAAATATGGAGTTAGAAAAACACTTCTTGTTTATTTAGATGAGTTTGATGAATATTCTATGAATATATTAGTTTATGCTTTTTCTATTACAATAGATTGGGAAGGTTGGCTAAAAGTTAAACAAGATGTTTTATTAAAAGTTCTTGAAATTATTAAAAACTCTAAACTTGAACTTGCATATCCAACTTCTGTTATTTTCCATGATGAAAGGAAAAACTTATGGAAAGAATAG
- a CDS encoding NifB/NifX family molybdenum-iron cluster-binding protein, with the protein MRVAFPTNNQTRVARHIGLAKGFLIIDTDTNEKFFIENPVLESLDNRVSNEEGNRGLGTGRIVPILLKEAGVDVFVANEFSDSMRLNLQREKIIPFVTDIKDIEEALEYVLKNSSESKNYTIDNEESIKCFGYRRGFGKGYGFKRGGSFGRRGCGFGMGHGRENRRGEF; encoded by the coding sequence ATGAGAGTAGCATTTCCAACAAACAATCAAACAAGAGTTGCAAGACATATAGGACTTGCAAAAGGATTTTTAATTATTGATACAGATACTAATGAAAAGTTTTTTATTGAAAATCCTGTTTTAGAAAGTTTAGATAATAGAGTTTCAAATGAAGAAGGCAATAGAGGATTAGGTACAGGAAGAATTGTACCTATTTTATTAAAAGAAGCAGGAGTTGATGTATTTGTAGCAAATGAATTTAGTGATAGCATGAGATTAAATTTACAAAGAGAAAAAATAATACCTTTTGTAACTGATATAAAAGATATTGAAGAAGCGTTAGAATATGTTTTAAAAAATAGTAGTGAATCAAAAAACTATACTATTGATAATGAAGAATCAATTAAATGTTTTGGTTATAGAAGGGGATTTGGTAAGGGATATGGATTTAAAAGAGGTGGTAGTTTTGGTAGACGAGGTTGTGGATTTGGAATGGGTCATGGTAGAGAGAATAGAAGAGGTGAATTTTAA
- a CDS encoding DUF134 domain-containing protein, which produces MPRKCRRRIRGKFNHLCFKPCAIPGVELAEVILEKDEIESIRLADLEGLYQEECAKEMGVSRPTFSRIIASARSKIADALINGKKIIIKE; this is translated from the coding sequence ATGCCAAGAAAATGTAGAAGAAGAATAAGAGGTAAGTTTAATCATTTATGTTTTAAACCTTGTGCAATTCCTGGGGTTGAATTAGCAGAGGTTATTTTAGAAAAAGATGAAATTGAATCAATAAGACTTGCTGATTTAGAAGGTCTTTATCAAGAAGAGTGTGCAAAAGAGATGGGAGTTTCTCGTCCTACATTTAGTAGGATTATAGCAAGCGCAAGAAGTAAGATTGCAGATGCTTTAATTAATGGAAAGAAAATTATTATAAAGGAGTAA
- a CDS encoding adenylate kinase — MKKLFLIIGAPGSGKTTDAELIAKRNSDKIVHYSTGDLLRAEVASGSELGKKIKSYIDNGNLVPLEIVINTIKNAIEKADKDIVLIDGFPRSVEQMKALDEMLKTNPNIDLVSVIEVVVSEEVARNRVLGRARGADDNVEVFNNRMKVFLEPLKDIEEFYEKQNKLIKINGERTIEEIVDEMEKIIKQKAGIQ; from the coding sequence ATGAAAAAATTATTTTTAATTATAGGAGCGCCAGGTAGTGGTAAAACTACTGATGCAGAACTTATAGCAAAAAGAAACTCTGATAAAATAGTTCATTACTCCACAGGTGATTTATTAAGAGCAGAAGTTGCAAGTGGAAGTGAGCTTGGTAAGAAAATAAAAAGCTATATTGATAATGGAAATTTAGTACCCCTTGAAATTGTTATTAATACAATTAAAAACGCTATTGAAAAAGCAGATAAAGATATTGTTTTAATTGATGGCTTTCCAAGAAGTGTAGAGCAAATGAAAGCATTAGATGAAATGTTAAAAACTAATCCAAATATTGATTTAGTATCTGTAATTGAAGTTGTTGTTAGTGAAGAAGTAGCAAGGAATAGAGTACTTGGTAGAGCAAGAGGTGCTGATGATAATGTAGAAGTATTTAATAATAGAATGAAAGTATTCTTAGAACCTTTAAAAGATATTGAAGAATTTTATGAAAAACAAAATAAACTTATTAAAATAAATGGTGAAAGAACAATTGAAGAAATAGTTGATGAAATGGAAAAAATCATAAAACAAAAAGCTGGAATTCAATGA
- a CDS encoding NAD(+)/NADH kinase, whose amino-acid sequence MKAGFVLKPKDTLKIKPLFLKVKEIFESKNIEVLLDLVSAKAIGFRGVEFEKLCEESDFLVAFGGDGTLISLARRSYKYDKPILGINVGNLGFLTDINPDNVDEFLDKFLEGKYRIDERMVIEVGYKGKNLYAFNDVVISKDIISSMINIEVNTQESFLNTYRGDGLIISTPTGSTAYNLSAGGPVVYPLTEGFILTPICPHSLTQRPLVLPSNFEIEVSTKEVAKLILDGQEIYNLNDKITINKAKKPIKLIHRIERNYFDVLREKLKWGEVK is encoded by the coding sequence ATGAAAGCTGGGTTTGTTTTAAAGCCAAAAGATACATTAAAAATTAAGCCTCTGTTTTTAAAAGTTAAAGAGATATTTGAATCTAAAAATATTGAAGTTTTGCTTGATTTAGTTAGTGCAAAAGCTATTGGATTTAGAGGAGTTGAATTTGAGAAGTTATGTGAAGAGAGTGATTTTTTAGTAGCTTTTGGGGGAGATGGGACTTTAATTTCGTTAGCAAGAAGAAGTTATAAGTATGATAAGCCAATTTTAGGAATTAATGTAGGAAATTTAGGATTTTTAACTGATATAAATCCTGATAATGTTGATGAATTTTTAGATAAATTTTTAGAGGGAAAATATAGAATTGATGAGAGGATGGTAATAGAAGTAGGGTATAAAGGAAAAAATTTATATGCTTTTAATGATGTTGTAATAAGCAAAGATATAATAAGTTCAATGATTAATATTGAGGTTAATACCCAAGAGAGTTTTTTAAATACTTATAGAGGAGATGGACTAATAATTTCTACACCAACGGGAAGTACAGCATATAATTTAAGTGCAGGAGGCCCTGTTGTTTATCCATTAACAGAAGGGTTTATTTTAACTCCTATTTGTCCTCATTCTTTAACTCAAAGACCACTTGTTTTGCCAAGTAATTTTGAGATAGAAGTTAGCACAAAAGAGGTTGCAAAACTTATACTTGATGGACAAGAAATTTATAATTTAAATGATAAAATAACTATAAATAAAGCAAAAAAACCTATAAAACTTATTCATAGGATAGAGAGAAATTATTTTGATGTATTAAGAGAAAAGTTGAAATGGGGAGAAGTTAAGTGA
- a CDS encoding NAD(P)/FAD-dependent oxidoreductase, producing the protein MAKKVLILGGGFAALESAIWLRKYGFDVTVITNREYMYIYPISIWIPTGEYKFEDCTLDWRELSKVHGFNVKFKKVTKLDIEGKKVYCEDEVSECDFDYLIIAIGAEKVKHKGSEHFLSICSAPEESLKIKEKLDKLIKKGMGKLAFGFGGNPKDPSNVRGGPAFELMFNVHNKLKKLGIRDNFEITFFAPMPKPGARMGEKALKIMDEWFKRVNIKKVVGKKIKEFVSDGIIFEDDSKLESDLTMFIPAGNGPTIFKDTGLPLNEAGFIKINEYCEVIHNFDEASSDRYKIFAIGDSAAIEGPDWRAKQGHLAEVMARVSAFNIKMMEEGKEIRKEYLSHVNILCLMDSGNGAAFVYRDNKRALLIPLPIIGHYLKKAWGWYFKNSKLNKIPRIPGL; encoded by the coding sequence ATGGCTAAAAAGGTATTAATCCTTGGAGGGGGCTTTGCAGCACTTGAAAGTGCTATATGGCTTAGAAAATATGGATTTGATGTAACTGTAATTACAAATAGAGAATATATGTATATTTATCCAATTTCAATTTGGATTCCAACGGGAGAGTATAAATTTGAAGATTGTACATTAGATTGGAGAGAATTAAGCAAAGTTCATGGATTTAATGTTAAATTTAAAAAAGTAACTAAACTTGATATCGAAGGAAAAAAAGTATATTGCGAAGATGAAGTAAGTGAGTGTGATTTTGATTATTTAATAATTGCTATTGGAGCTGAAAAAGTTAAACATAAAGGAAGTGAGCATTTTTTATCTATTTGCTCAGCACCAGAAGAGTCTTTAAAAATTAAAGAAAAACTTGATAAATTGATAAAAAAAGGAATGGGTAAACTTGCATTTGGTTTTGGAGGTAATCCAAAAGACCCAAGTAATGTAAGAGGTGGACCAGCGTTTGAGTTGATGTTTAATGTTCATAATAAGCTTAAAAAACTTGGAATTAGAGATAATTTTGAAATTACTTTTTTTGCTCCAATGCCAAAACCTGGCGCAAGAATGGGAGAGAAGGCATTAAAAATTATGGATGAATGGTTTAAAAGAGTTAATATTAAAAAAGTAGTAGGTAAGAAAATTAAAGAATTTGTAAGTGATGGAATTATTTTTGAAGATGATAGTAAATTAGAGAGTGATTTGACAATGTTTATTCCAGCAGGTAATGGTCCTACTATTTTTAAAGATACAGGATTACCTCTAAATGAGGCAGGATTTATAAAAATTAATGAATACTGTGAAGTAATTCATAATTTTGATGAGGCAAGTTCTGATAGATATAAAATCTTTGCTATAGGTGATAGTGCAGCTATTGAAGGTCCAGATTGGAGAGCTAAACAAGGTCATTTAGCAGAAGTAATGGCAAGAGTAAGTGCATTTAATATTAAAATGATGGAAGAAGGAAAAGAGATTAGAAAAGAGTATCTCTCTCATGTAAATATTTTATGTTTAATGGATAGTGGTAATGGGGCTGCTTTTGTTTATAGAGATAATAAAAGAGCTTTATTGATTCCTCTTCCAATAATTGGTCATTATTTGAAAAAAGCGTGGGGATGGTATTTTAAAAATTCAAAACTTAATAAAATACCAAGAATCCCAGGTTTATGA
- a CDS encoding CHAD domain-containing protein, translated as MERIDLLINEYLKKQKPKILHDLRVEARRILSNLERNGKIDLGLKFLLKKSSKLRDTDVMIKICKNKEIKKYLKKKRKKLRKKFIEFLKNFKSEIVELENKKEFIDCKKVLSETFLNKDDKTLHKIRIKIKKCRYTNSQFEREFKAIQDYLGKVHDFYNCEKLLIKFDKNPKNAIKNKKKFIKKAEKERIKLLNLIP; from the coding sequence ATGGAAAGAATAGATTTATTAATAAATGAATATCTAAAAAAACAAAAACCAAAAATATTACATGATTTAAGAGTTGAAGCAAGAAGAATTTTAAGTAATTTAGAAAGAAATGGAAAAATAGATTTAGGATTAAAATTTCTTTTAAAAAAATCTTCCAAATTAAGAGATACTGATGTAATGATTAAGATTTGTAAAAATAAAGAGATAAAAAAATATTTGAAGAAAAAAAGAAAAAAACTAAGAAAAAAATTTATAGAATTTTTAAAAAACTTTAAAAGTGAGATAGTGGAATTAGAAAATAAAAAAGAGTTTATTGATTGTAAAAAAGTGTTGAGTGAAACATTTTTAAATAAAGATGATAAAACACTTCATAAAATTAGAATAAAAATAAAAAAGTGTAGATATACTAATTCTCAGTTTGAGAGAGAATTTAAAGCTATTCAAGATTATTTAGGAAAAGTACACGATTTTTATAATTGTGAAAAGTTATTAATAAAATTTGATAAAAATCCAAAAAATGCAATAAAAAATAAAAAGAAATTTATAAAAAAAGCAGAAAAAGAGAGAATTAAACTATTAAATCTTATCCCATAG
- the aspS gene encoding aspartate--tRNA ligase — protein MRSHYCAELNEFNVGEEVELVGWVNSHRDHGGVIFIDLRDRSGLIQIVADPADSKKAHEVAERVKDEYVIKVKGKVRLRGEGLENPKLKTGKIEVVADEIEIENKSEVLPFQIGDKNVNEELRLKYRYLDLRDKDSLETFILRSKVVKAIRDYFDKEGFIDVETPILTKSTPEGARDYLVPSRIYPGEFYALPQSPQLFKQILMVAGFDKYYQIAKCFRDEDLRADRQPEFTQVDVEMSFVTQDDVIKTIEGMIKEAFEVAGIKVDLPIKRISYKEAMEKYGSDKPDLRFDLAMVDVIDEFVDSNNEIFSEIAKDKKNNRFKALKIEGGDNFYSRKKLKELENFVKKFGAKGLAYIQVKEEGLKGPILKFMSEESLNRLIEKLNPKVGDIIFFGAGDKKTVLDYMGRLRIKIAKDMGLINEDEYNFVWVVDFPMFEKDENNNPTPLHHPFTMPDMGTWDEENFEDINSIAYDLVLNGYEIGGGSIRIHKEEIQEKVFKLLGIDEMEAREKFGFLLDALKFGAPPHGGFALGLDRVIMLMRKTDNIRDVIAFPKTQKAQCLLTGAPGEVDKSQLKELHIRIKKPKAENE, from the coding sequence ATGAGAAGCCACTATTGTGCAGAATTAAATGAATTTAATGTAGGCGAAGAAGTAGAACTTGTAGGATGGGTAAATTCTCATAGAGACCACGGAGGAGTTATTTTTATAGACCTAAGAGATAGAAGTGGACTTATTCAAATAGTAGCAGACCCAGCAGATAGCAAAAAAGCTCACGAAGTAGCTGAGAGAGTAAAAGATGAGTATGTTATTAAAGTAAAAGGAAAAGTAAGACTTAGAGGCGAAGGGCTTGAAAATCCAAAACTTAAAACAGGAAAAATTGAAGTAGTAGCTGATGAGATAGAAATAGAAAATAAAAGCGAAGTTTTACCTTTTCAAATTGGAGATAAAAACGTAAATGAAGAATTGAGACTAAAATATAGATATCTTGATTTAAGAGACAAAGATTCACTTGAAACATTTATTTTAAGAAGTAAAGTAGTAAAAGCTATTAGAGATTATTTTGATAAAGAAGGTTTTATTGATGTAGAAACTCCTATCCTTACAAAATCAACACCTGAGGGGGCAAGAGACTATTTAGTCCCAAGTAGAATTTATCCTGGTGAATTTTACGCACTTCCTCAATCACCTCAACTTTTTAAACAAATCTTAATGGTAGCTGGCTTTGATAAATATTATCAAATAGCAAAATGTTTTAGAGATGAAGATTTAAGGGCTGATAGACAACCTGAATTTACACAAGTTGATGTTGAGATGAGTTTTGTAACACAAGATGATGTTATAAAAACAATTGAAGGAATGATTAAAGAAGCTTTTGAAGTAGCAGGAATTAAAGTAGATTTACCAATTAAAAGAATAAGCTATAAAGAAGCTATGGAAAAATATGGAAGTGATAAGCCTGATTTAAGATTTGATTTAGCAATGGTTGATGTTATTGATGAATTTGTTGATTCAAATAATGAAATTTTTAGTGAAATTGCAAAAGATAAAAAAAATAATAGATTTAAAGCCCTAAAAATTGAAGGTGGAGACAATTTTTATAGTAGAAAAAAATTAAAAGAGCTTGAAAATTTCGTTAAAAAATTTGGAGCAAAAGGACTTGCTTACATTCAAGTAAAAGAAGAAGGATTAAAGGGGCCTATTTTAAAATTTATGAGTGAAGAATCGCTAAATAGATTAATTGAAAAATTAAATCCAAAAGTTGGAGATATTATTTTCTTTGGAGCTGGTGATAAAAAAACAGTCCTTGATTATATGGGAAGATTAAGAATTAAAATTGCAAAAGATATGGGACTTATAAATGAGGATGAATATAATTTTGTTTGGGTAGTTGATTTTCCTATGTTTGAAAAAGATGAAAATAATAACCCAACACCACTTCACCACCCTTTTACTATGCCAGATATGGGTACTTGGGATGAAGAAAACTTTGAAGATATTAACTCAATTGCATATGACTTAGTATTAAATGGATATGAGATAGGTGGAGGGAGTATAAGGATTCATAAAGAAGAGATTCAAGAAAAAGTATTTAAACTTCTTGGAATTGATGAAATGGAAGCAAGAGAAAAGTTTGGATTTTTACTTGATGCATTAAAATTTGGTGCACCTCCTCATGGTGGATTTGCATTAGGACTTGATAGAGTTATTATGCTTATGAGAAAAACAGATAATATTAGAGATGTTATTGCATTTCCAAAAACTCAAAAAGCTCAATGTCTTTTAACAGGTGCACCAGGAGAAGTAGATAAATCACAACTAAAAGAATTACATATAAGAATAAAAAAACCAAAAGCGGAAAATGAATAA
- a CDS encoding aldo/keto reductase yields MEYRYIGKSGLRVTPICIGTMTFGSTTDKKEAFKILDKAYDRGINFYDTAELYPVPPDSKYAGLTEEIVGEWLQTKPRESIILASKVAGAASGWFVPPIRYGLTAIDRFHIKRAIEGSLKRLKTDYIDLYQMHWPDTIVPIEESMRAFNELVKEGKVRYIGTSNDTCYGLTKANMIAKYENLARFESIQNNFSLLNPRALDELAEVCKKESVSLLPYSPLAGGILSGKYLKEMPKDARFSLYLNHPNKRVREHAKKFYNEKTLKATAEFIEIAKKYSVSPVTLALSYSKHFDFVASTITGARKLDQLDEILDALEFKLTNEMLKDIKKLQEKYPYPMG; encoded by the coding sequence ATGGAATATAGATACATAGGAAAATCTGGGCTAAGAGTAACTCCAATTTGTATTGGGACTATGACTTTTGGAAGTACCACTGATAAAAAAGAGGCTTTCAAAATTTTAGATAAAGCTTATGATAGAGGAATTAATTTTTATGATACAGCAGAGTTATATCCTGTCCCACCTGATAGCAAATATGCTGGATTAACAGAAGAAATTGTAGGAGAGTGGCTTCAAACAAAACCTCGTGAAAGTATTATATTAGCAAGCAAAGTTGCTGGGGCTGCAAGTGGATGGTTTGTCCCTCCTATTAGGTATGGACTAACAGCAATTGATAGATTTCACATAAAAAGAGCAATTGAAGGAAGTTTAAAAAGGCTAAAAACTGATTATATTGACCTTTATCAAATGCATTGGCCTGATACAATTGTTCCAATTGAAGAGAGTATGAGAGCATTTAATGAATTAGTAAAAGAAGGAAAAGTAAGATATATAGGTACAAGTAATGATACTTGCTATGGTCTAACAAAAGCAAATATGATTGCAAAATATGAAAATTTAGCAAGGTTTGAATCTATTCAAAATAATTTTTCACTTCTTAATCCTCGTGCTCTTGATGAATTAGCAGAAGTCTGCAAAAAAGAGAGTGTTTCACTACTTCCCTACTCTCCTCTTGCAGGAGGAATACTTAGTGGAAAGTACCTCAAAGAAATGCCAAAAGATGCAAGATTTAGTTTATATTTAAATCATCCAAACAAAAGAGTAAGAGAACATGCTAAAAAATTCTATAATGAAAAAACTCTAAAAGCAACTGCTGAATTTATTGAAATAGCTAAAAAATATTCTGTAAGTCCCGTTACATTAGCTCTTAGTTATTCAAAACATTTTGATTTTGTTGCTTCTACAATTACAGGGGCAAGAAAATTAGACCAACTTGATGAAATTTTAGATGCATTAGAATTTAAACTAACAAATGAGATGTTAAAAGATATCAAAAAACTTCAAGAAAAATACCCTTATCCTATGGGATAA
- a CDS encoding bifunctional protein-serine/threonine kinase/phosphatase produces the protein MKFSAFSLSRGDKLIGDDYYTVKKFDDTLVAIVCDGVGSSKKGGVAAKRVANFLLNSFSSMPKSWDIEKSIKHFINSINRVLYNEGIKEYSNPEYLTTLALAVIKNNRLYGANVGDSNIFLIRDDILYRLSSPHIVDGMEGVISEAIGLREDVDIYYFENNLKKNDILVLCSDGLEAVFDEVEIKENAKYGASHLIKKASKKVEDDLPDDTTAVVIEIEEDKIGELKKVDLPIPQKLTKNQEIDGFTLIKPLIQNERTWLAISKGKKYVLKFPDIKAIDDEEYLDAFIKEAWIARRLKAGFFPKAVIPKKRSYRYYVMEYIESDNLKNQKLSVDEAVKLGKFLLRMSQYLLKFNLVHGDIKPENILRYKNRFKVVDFGSITEIFSITKAGTPSYLSPERLKGEAISESSEIFAIGVTLYELLTKKYPYGEIEPFQNPEFKSPKPPSFYNKNIPIWLDNIILRAISIDKNKRYQHYSEMLYDLQNPDKVKPFFENIAFVDKNPLRSCKIAFIISFILNLIFLYLLLN, from the coding sequence ATGAAATTTTCTGCCTTTTCTCTTAGTCGTGGTGATAAATTAATTGGGGATGATTATTATACTGTTAAAAAGTTTGATGATACATTAGTAGCAATTGTGTGTGATGGAGTTGGAAGTAGTAAAAAAGGTGGAGTTGCAGCTAAAAGAGTAGCTAATTTTTTACTTAACTCATTCTCTTCAATGCCTAAATCTTGGGATATAGAAAAGTCTATTAAACACTTTATAAATTCAATTAATAGAGTTTTGTATAATGAAGGAATAAAGGAATACTCTAATCCAGAGTATTTAACAACACTTGCACTTGCTGTTATAAAAAATAATAGATTATATGGGGCTAATGTAGGAGATAGTAATATTTTTTTGATTAGAGATGATATTTTATATCGTCTCTCTTCTCCTCATATCGTTGATGGGATGGAAGGAGTTATTAGTGAAGCAATTGGACTTAGAGAAGATGTTGATATTTATTATTTTGAAAATAATTTAAAAAAGAATGATATTTTAGTGTTATGTTCGGATGGATTAGAAGCAGTATTTGATGAAGTTGAGATAAAGGAAAATGCAAAATATGGAGCTTCTCATTTAATAAAAAAAGCTTCAAAAAAAGTAGAAGATGATTTACCTGATGATACGACGGCAGTTGTTATTGAAATTGAAGAAGATAAAATAGGAGAACTTAAAAAAGTAGATTTACCTATTCCACAAAAACTTACAAAAAATCAAGAAATTGATGGATTTACTTTAATTAAACCTCTTATACAAAATGAAAGAACATGGCTTGCTATTAGTAAGGGTAAAAAATATGTTTTAAAATTTCCAGATATTAAAGCAATTGATGATGAAGAGTATTTAGATGCTTTTATTAAAGAAGCTTGGATTGCACGAAGACTAAAAGCCGGCTTTTTCCCAAAAGCTGTTATTCCTAAAAAAAGAAGTTATCGTTATTATGTAATGGAATATATTGAAAGTGATAATTTAAAAAATCAAAAACTCTCCGTTGATGAAGCAGTAAAGCTTGGTAAATTTTTACTCAGAATGAGTCAGTATTTACTTAAATTTAATTTAGTCCATGGAGATATAAAACCTGAGAATATTTTGAGATATAAAAATCGATTTAAGGTTGTTGATTTTGGCTCAATTACTGAAATATTTAGTATTACAAAAGCTGGTACTCCAAGTTATTTATCTCCTGAGAGATTAAAAGGTGAAGCAATTAGCGAATCAAGTGAAATTTTTGCTATTGGAGTTACTTTATATGAACTTTTAACAAAAAAATATCCGTATGGAGAGATTGAACCATTTCAAAATCCAGAGTTTAAATCACCTAAACCTCCAAGTTTTTATAATAAAAATATACCTATTTGGCTTGATAATATAATTTTAAGAGCTATTTCAATTGATAAAAATAAAAGATATCAGCACTATTCAGAAATGCTTTATGATTTACAAAATCCAGATAAAGTAAAACCTTTTTTTGAAAATATAGCATTTGTAGATAAAAATCCTCTAAGAAGTTGTAAAATAGCTTTTATAATATCTTTTATATTGAATTTGATTTTTTTATATCTTCTTTTAAATTAA
- a CDS encoding ferrous iron transport protein A — MNKIPLVNLKKNDVFKIVEFDDSCKNFKQRLIDLGIAKNQIGQVTNKSLFGPIEIDIDGRKIAIGRGMAKKIYVKKFECPIL, encoded by the coding sequence ATGAATAAAATCCCGCTTGTAAACCTTAAAAAAAACGATGTATTTAAAATTGTAGAATTTGATGATAGTTGTAAAAATTTTAAACAAAGACTTATAGATTTAGGAATAGCAAAAAATCAAATAGGCCAAGTAACTAATAAATCACTTTTTGGCCCAATTGAAATAGACATTGATGGAAGAAAAATAGCAATAGGTAGAGGTATGGCTAAAAAAATTTATGTTAAAAAGTTTGAGTGTCCTATCCTTTAA
- a CDS encoding bacterioferritin yields the protein MNKQKSIELLNKAIAEELSAIHQYMYFHFILDDLGYDLLAGIFKKTAIDEMLHTEKFAERILFLGGEIEMKPAHEVEHIRDVNEMLKWAMKSEEEAMEMYNDSAIECANARDAGTKQIFEAVIADEERHFEGFEQEFENLKKFGDRYLAQQAMERSKRMGMPEEN from the coding sequence ATGAACAAACAAAAATCAATTGAACTACTAAATAAAGCGATAGCAGAAGAGCTAAGTGCAATTCATCAATATATGTATTTTCATTTTATTTTAGATGATTTAGGTTATGACTTACTTGCAGGAATTTTTAAAAAAACAGCAATAGATGAAATGCTTCATACAGAAAAATTTGCTGAGAGAATTCTGTTTTTAGGCGGTGAAATAGAAATGAAACCAGCACATGAAGTTGAACATATTAGAGATGTAAATGAGATGTTAAAATGGGCTATGAAAAGCGAAGAAGAAGCAATGGAGATGTATAATGATTCTGCAATTGAGTGTGCAAATGCAAGAGATGCTGGGACTAAACAGATTTTTGAAGCTGTAATCGCGGATGAAGAGAGACATTTTGAAGGATTTGAACAAGAATTTGAGAATCTTAAAAAATTTGGTGATAGATATTTAGCTCAACAAGCAATGGAAAGAAGCAAAAGAATGGGAATGCCTGAGGAGAATTAA